The proteins below come from a single Malus sylvestris chromosome 3, drMalSylv7.2, whole genome shotgun sequence genomic window:
- the LOC126616075 gene encoding putative disease resistance RPP13-like protein 1 isoform X8 produces MNGRIEELFKRLEHLAEQRNRLGLREGIGHMVSQRTPTTSVVEEGFCPYGRDKDQEKLKKLLLLSDNGSSSNFSVVPVVGMGGVGKTTLAQLLYNDEKVKEHFDIHAWVCVSEQYDALRVIKTLTEQITEKSCDISDMKSLEIRPREQARDISDMNSLEIRPREQVRREQVRDISDMNTLEIRLREQVRGKTFLFVLDDLWNESYDDWGRLLTLFTYGAKGSNVIVTTRSRHVASIVHNTIPIHDLEKLSDNDCWLLLAKHAFRNENSSVHPDLEEVGKKIARKCNGLPLASKTLGVLLGCNLDYKEWNHILESNFWDLPHSNSVLPSLRLSYHYLPSYLKRCFAYCSIFPKGYELEKQNVILLWVAEGLIPQSESGNTMEEVGERYFDELLSRSLFQRPRLDPPRFTMHDLINDLAKFVSGEFCFRLDLEHSQGAHKRVRHFSYMRGKFDTSSKFQPLDGVKYLHTFFPVSLAPYDIRDDKVYVSNKVQDDFLPTQKYLRVISLSRYQNINQLPNSIGNHIHLRYIDLSYTTIKRLPDTVCTLYNLQTLLLLGCFFLVELPADMRKLIHLRHLDIGGTRIKKMPVHMGRLKSLRTLTAFVLGKSTGSSIGELRGLSHLGGKISILNLQNVVGAIDALLKDKKDLNEVELAWGDVVSNDSVKERYVLERLQPSVNLVKLTIRFYGGISFPNWVGDSSFSNLQVMRLSNCGNCSSLPPVGQLPALKELYVEGMKSVVSVGVELYGGNQTFQSLEKLEFTDMPEWEEWLPSPSGGESPDFPRLKELRLWWCPKLRGNLPTHLPSLKTLDVNWCQVLHENRGRNTLNTESLRGSLEKLTVNNCSGLSLLLESTETLPSLQILDIISVDIKWLPQMVHNSNRLQSLTLWGCSSLLSFPTNGLPTTLTSLRIQNCKKLEFLSGEMMAKLTSLQSLSLIHSCDSLRSFPLGIFPNLSSLFIGYCENLESLSFEGGADENLSHLNFLSIWQCPNLVSFPDGGLPTPNLTSFQVAYCENLKLLPDRMRTHTALQELSIEYLPNVVSFAQEGLPPNLQSFRFFGGSKDFFQTLLNKQLLPATLHTLQIYGVSNLKSLDGKGFEHLASLQHLEIERCESLKFLPKEGLPASLSYLKIRGCPSLKKRYGNKKGKDWRNIARIPCIVIDHEITI; encoded by the coding sequence ATGAATGGTAGGATAGAGGAGTTATTTAAGAGGTTAGAACACCTTGCAGAACAGCGAAATCGCCTTGGTCTTAGAGAAGGTATTGGGCACATGGTTTCACAAAGAACTCCCACAACTTCTGTAGTTGAGGAAGGATTCTGTCCTTATGGTAGGGATAAGGAtcaagaaaagttaaaaaaactaCTGCTGCTATCTGACAATGGAAGTAGCAGTAATTTTTCTGTAGTCCCTGTAGTCGGAATGGGCGGGGTGGGTAAGACAACCCTTGCTCAACTCCTTTACAATGATGAAAAAGTTAAAGAGCATTTTGACATTCATGCTTGGGTTTGTGTTTCCGAACAGTACGATGCTTTGAGGGTGATTAAGACCCTTACTGAGCAAATCACTGAGAAATCTTGTGATATCTCAGATATGAAATCCCTTGAAATTCGACCAAGGGAACAAGCAAGGGATATCTCAGATATGAATTCCCTTGAAATTCGACCAAGGGAACAAGTAAGGAGGGAACAAGTGAGGGATATCTCAGATATGAATACCCTTGAAATTCGACTAAGGGAGCAAGTAAGGGGAAAGACATTTTTATTTGTCCTAGATGACCTTTGGAATGAGAGCTATGATGACTGGGGTCGTCTACTAACTCTTTTCACTTATGGGGCGAAGGGAAGCAATGTCATTGTAACAACAAGGAGTAGACATGTTGCATCCATCGTGCACAATACTATTCCAATTCATGACTTGGAAAAATTGTCGGACAATGATTGCTGGTTGTTACTGGCAAAACATGCATTTAGAAATGAAAACTCCAGTGTACATCCAGACTTGGAAGAAGTTGGTAAGAAAATTGCACGCAAGTGCAACGGTTTGCCTTTAGCTTCAAAAACACTAGGGGTTCTCTTAGGTTGCAACCTAGACTACAAGGAATGGAATCACATATTGGAGAGCAATTTTTGGGATCTACCACACAGTAATAGTGTTCTTCCTTCTCTAAGATTGAGTTACCATTATCTTCCAAGTTACTTGAAACGATGCTTTGCTTATTGCTCAATTTTTCCAAAGGGCTATGAATTGGAAAAGCAAAATGTAATTCTACTATGGGTGGCAGAAGGTTTAATTCCACAATCAGAGAGTGGGAATACAATGGAGGAGGTTGGTGAAAGATACTTTGACGAACTGTTATCTCGATCACTGTTTCAAAGACCAAGATTGGATCCACCAAGATTCACTATGCATGATCTCATCAATGACTTGGCTAAGTTTGTGTCTGGAGAGTTTTGTTTTAGGTTGGATCTGGAACATTCACAGGGAGCTCATAAAAGAGTTCGCCACTTCTCGTATATGAGAGGAAAATTTGATACATCTTCAAAATTTCAGCCATTAGATGGAGTGAAGTATTTGCACACATTCTTTCCAGTGTCTTTAGCACCATATGACATAAGGGATGACAAAGTATATGTAAGCAATAAGGTGCAAGATGATTTTCTGCCAACACAAAAATATTTACGGGTAATATCATTGTCAAGATATCAAAATATCAATCAGTTACCTAATTCCATTGGTAATCACATACACTTGCGCTACATTGATCTCTCTTATACGACAATTAAAAGGTTACCAGATACAGTGTGTACCCTCTACAATTTACAAACACTGTTGTTGTTAGGTTGTTTTTTTCTTGTTGAATTGCCTGCAGACATGAGGAAATTAATTCATTTGCGTCATCTTGATATTGGCGGAACTCGCATAAAAAAAATGCCTGTGCATATGGGTAGATTAAAAAGCCTGAGAACACTGACAGCTTTTGTGTTGGGGAAATCTACTGGGTCAAGCATTGGAGAATTGAGGGGGTTGTCTCACCTTGGAGGAAAAATTTCTATCTTGAATCTGCAAAATGTAGTCGGTGCTATTGATGCCTTGCTGAAGGATAAGAAAGATCTCAACGAGGTAGAGTTGGCATGGGGTGATGTAGTTTCCAATGATTCCGTAAAAGAGAGATATGTGCTCGAAAGACTTCAACCTTCGGTAAATTTGGTGAAGCTAACCATCAGGTTTTATGGCGGAATCAGTTTCCCGAATTGGGTGGGAGACTCGTCCTTCTCCAACTTACAAGTGATGCGTCTCAGTAATTGTGGTAATTGCAGTTCATTGCCACCAGTTGGTCAGCTACCTGCTCTGAAAGAGTTGTATGTAGAAGGGATGAAATCAGTTGTGAGTGTTGGTGTTGAGTTGTACGGGGGAAATCAAACATTTCAATCTTTAGAGAAGCTAGAGTTTACGGACATGCCAGAGTGGGAGGAATGGCTGCCTAGTCCAAGTGGAGGTGAAAGTCCAGACTTTCCTCGTCTTAAGGAGCTGAGGTTATGGTGGTGTCCGAAGCTGAGAGGAAACTTGCCCACTCATCTTCCTTCCTTGAAAACACTTGATGTCAACTGGTGTCAGGTTCTACATGAAAACAGGGGCCGCAATACCTTGAATACGGAATCCTTACGAGGATCTCTTGAAAAACTGACCGTAAATAATTGCTCAGGTCTGTCATTGTTACTAGAGTCGACGGAGACGCTGCCGTCGCTTCAGATTCTTGATATTATTTCTGTTGATATTAAGTGGTTGCCGCAAATGGTGCACAACAGCAATCGTCTTCAAAGTTTGACTTTATGGGGATGTTCCTCACTCTTGTCGTTCCCTACAAATGGTCTGCCCACCACGCTGACGTCACTCCGTATACAAAATTGCAAGAAATTAGAATTCCTATCAGGTGAGATGATGGCCAAATTGACTTCCCTTCAGTCTTTGAGTCTAATCCATAGCTGTGATTCTCTGAGGTCGTTCCCTTTGGGCATTTTCCCCAACCTTTCATCTCTTTTTATAGGTTATTGTGAGAATCTGGAATCTCTTTCATTTGAAGGAGGAGCAGATGAAAATCTCAGCCATCTCAACTTCCTGTCTATTTGGCAATGTCCAAATCTTGTCTCTTTTCCCGACGGGGGATTGCCCACTCCCAACCTCACTTCCTTTCAAGTCGCTTACTGCGAGAATTTGAAGTTATTGCCGGACCGAATGCGCACCCACACCGCCCTTCAAGAATTGTCGATAGAGTATCTTCCAAATGTGGTGTCATTTGCACAAGAGGGTTTGCCTCCCAACCTACAATCATTTCGATTCTTCGGAGGAAGCAAAGATTTCTTCCAGACGTTGCTCAATAAGCAGCTGCTCCCTGCCACTCTTCACACTCTCCAAATCTATGGTGTATCGAATCTGAAATCTTTGGACGGAAAGGGATTTGAGCACCTCGCTTCTCTTCAACACCTAGAAATTGAACGGTGCGAGAGTCTCAAATTCCTGCCAAAAGAGGGTTTGCCGGCATCTCTTTCTTATCTGAAGATCCGGGGTTGTCCTTCTCTGAAGAAGAGGTATGGgaacaagaagggaaaagatTGGAGAAACATAGCTCGCATTCCTTGCATAGTCATAGATCATGAAATCACCATATGA